Proteins encoded in a region of the Triticum dicoccoides isolate Atlit2015 ecotype Zavitan chromosome 3A, WEW_v2.0, whole genome shotgun sequence genome:
- the LOC119272723 gene encoding GRAS family protein RAD1-like → MQTQEGASICTNQELDYDHPHRMVALEGVELELGPRAPKATKVDYLSSPYNASWPPAQADFESSRVRKTKQFRDVLETCKQKVEAMEALEHSPPVAGGGYEEQAGEAVVAVGDVGAGGGGSGADGMRLMQLHVACAEAVACRDRAQAAACRDRAQAAALLRELQVGAPVHGTAFQRVASCFLQGLADRLALAHPPALGPASMAFSVPRSSCLDGARGEALAVAYELCPYLRFAHFVANASILEAFDGESNVHVVDLGMTMGLNRGHQWRPLLDGLATRAGGKPARVRVTGVGARVDTMRAVGREIEAYPGELGMCLEFRAIDRTLESLHVDDLCIDAHEAVAINSVLELPCVVKESRSALNSMLQTIRKLSPKAYVLVEQDAGHNGPFFLGRFMEALHYYAALFDALDAALPRYDARRARVEQFYYGAEIRNVVGCEGAARVERHERADQWRRRMSRAGFQSMPIKMAAKAREWLEEKAGGSGYTVAEEKGCLVLGWKGKPVIAASCWKC, encoded by the coding sequence ATGCAAACACAGGAAGGTGCTTCAATTTGCACTAATCAAGAGCTAGACTATGACCATCCTCACAGAATGGTAGCGCTCGAAGGCGTCGAGCTGGAGCTCGGCCCCCGGGCTCCCAAGGCGACCAAGGTCGACTACCTCAGCTCGCCGTACAACGCCTCATGGCCGCCTGCGCAGGCCGACTTCGAGTCGTCGCGGGTCAGGAAGACGAAGCAGTTCCGCGACGTCCTTGAGACCTGCAAGCagaaggtggaggccatggaggcTTTGGAGCACTCGCCGCCGGTGGCCGGTGGTGGATATGAGGAACAAGCAGGTGAGGCTGTGGTCGCTGTAGGAGATGTCGGGGCCGGTGGCGGTGGCAGCGGGGCTGACGGCATGCGGCTCATGCAGCTTCATGTTGCATGCGCCGAGGCGGTGGCGTGCCGCGACCGCGCACAGGCTGCGGCGTGCCGCGACCGCGCACAGGCGGCGGCGCTGCTGCGCGAGCTCCAGGTCGGCGCGCCCGTGCACGGCACGGCGTTCCAGCGCGTCGCGTCGTGCTTCCTGCAGGGCCTGGCGGACCGGCTGGCCCTGGCGCACCCGCCGGCCCTGGGCCCGGCGAGCATGGCGTTCAGTGTCCCGCGGTCGTCGTGCCTTGACGGAGCTCGCGGCGAGGCGCTCGCCGTGGCGTACGAGCTGTGCCCGTACCTGCGCTTCGCGCACTTCGTGGCGAACGCGTCCATCCTGGAAGCCTTCGATGGAGAGAGCAACGTCCATGTGGTTGATCTTGGCATGACAATGGGCCTCAACCGCGGCCACCAGTGGCGCCCCCTGCTCGACGGCCTTGCAACGCGGGCCGGCGGCAAGCCGGCACGCGTGCGCGTCACCGGCGTCGGCGCCCGCGTGGACACCATGAGGGCCGTCGGGCGCGAGATCGAGGCGTACCCGGGGGAGCTCGGGATGTGCCTCGAGTTCAGGGCCATCGACCGCACCCTGGAGAGCCTCCACGTTGACGATCTCTGCATCGATGCCCACGAGGCCGTCGCCATCAACAGCGTCCTGGAGCTGCCCTGCGTGGTGAAGGAGAGCCGCAGCGCGCTCAACTCCATGCTGCAGACCATCCGCAAGCTGTCGCCCAAGGCATACGTGCTCGTGGAACAGGACGCCGGACACAACGGGCCATTCTTCCTCGGGCGGTTCATGGAGGCGCTCCACTACTACGCCGCCTTGTTCGATGCGCTGGACGCGGCTCTCCCGCGCTACGACGCCCGCCGCGCGCGCGTGGAGCAGTTCTACTATGGCGCCGAGATCCGCAACGTGGTCGGGTGCGAGGGCGCGGCGCGCGTGGAGCGGCACGAGCGCGCGGACCAGTGGCGGCGCCGCATGAGCCGCGCGGGCTTCCAGTCCATGCCGATCAAGATGGCGGCCAAGGCGCGGGAGTGGCTGGAGGAGAAGGCCGGCGGCAGCGGGTACACGGTGGCCGAGGAGAAGGGGTGCCTAGTGCTTGGATGGAAGGGCAAGCCCGTCATCGCCGCCTCGTGCTGGAAATGCTAG